The sequence TAATGTGCGTCCCGTGACCCCCGCCGCCGACATCCCCGCCCCGCCGGTCAGCAGCCTCGCCGACGTCGTCCTGGAGCGGCTCGTCGCCGCCTATGCCCCCGCCGCCGACCCCGTACGGGCCGAGGGCGCCGCCGCGTACATGAAGCACGTCGCACCCTTCCTCGGGATCCCCGCCCCCGAGCGCCGGGCTCTGGCGCGGACCGTGCTGGCGGGTACCGCGCGGCCGGACGAGCGGGACTGCACGGCGATCGCGCTGCGCTGCTGGCGGCTGCCCGAGCGCGAGTACCACTACTTCGCCGTCGACTACCTGCGCCGCCACGCGGGCCGTTGCTCCTCCGGCTTCCTGCCCGTCCTGCACCACCTGGTGAC is a genomic window of Streptomyces sp. YPW6 containing:
- a CDS encoding DNA alkylation repair protein → MCDRRNVRPVTPAADIPAPPVSSLADVVLERLVAAYAPAADPVRAEGAAAYMKHVAPFLGIPAPERRALARTVLAGTARPDERDCTAIALRCWRLPEREYHYFAVDYLRRHAGRCSSGFLPVLHHLVTTVPWWDTVDLLAAHVAGPLVTADPALAREMDRWIDDPSLWAARTALLHQLRYKEATDADRLFGYCLRRADHPDFFIRKAIGWALREYARTDPAAVREFVDGARTRLSPLSVREALKHL